Proteins from a genomic interval of Massilia sp. KIM:
- a CDS encoding diacylglycerol kinase family protein → MPNAAPAPDAPFYIVLNAGSGHDETELRKSTIEDVLRGAGRACHLEVVQDPSRLQEIARAMAARAKDSGGILVAAGGDGTINTVAHEAVLAGCTFGVLPQGTFNYFGRTHGIPEDLAEAVYALLRARVRPVQIGMLNNKIFLVNASVGLYPALLEEREHDKRQYGRSRLVAFFSAIKIALRPHRHLRIELELDGEVKRIRTTTLFIGNNRLQLEQVGMDGLTMAVEEGELVALAPKPMGKLGLLGLLVRGALGHLNSGDDVIAFAFKRMTVRTPRLYGRKRLKVAADGEVSKMAMPIEFRVLEGQLALLVPGPARSAARPDTQARQAAAS, encoded by the coding sequence ATGCCGAACGCCGCCCCCGCACCCGATGCGCCCTTCTACATCGTCCTGAACGCCGGTTCCGGCCATGACGAGACCGAACTGCGCAAGTCGACGATCGAGGACGTGCTGCGCGGCGCCGGACGCGCCTGCCACCTGGAGGTGGTCCAGGACCCGTCCCGGCTGCAGGAGATCGCGCGCGCCATGGCCGCGCGCGCCAAGGACAGCGGCGGCATCCTGGTGGCGGCCGGCGGCGACGGCACCATCAATACCGTGGCCCACGAGGCGGTGCTGGCCGGCTGCACCTTCGGCGTGCTGCCCCAGGGCACCTTCAATTATTTCGGCCGCACCCACGGCATTCCCGAAGACCTGGCCGAGGCCGTGTACGCGCTGCTGCGCGCCCGGGTCCGGCCGGTGCAGATCGGCATGCTCAACAACAAGATCTTCCTGGTCAATGCCAGTGTCGGCCTCTATCCGGCCCTGCTGGAGGAGCGCGAGCACGACAAGCGCCAGTACGGCCGCAGCCGGCTGGTGGCTTTCTTTTCCGCGATCAAGATCGCCTTGCGCCCGCACCGCCACCTGCGCATCGAACTCGAGCTCGACGGCGAAGTGAAACGCATCCGTACCACGACCCTGTTCATCGGCAATAACCGGCTGCAACTGGAGCAGGTGGGGATGGATGGGCTGACCATGGCGGTCGAGGAGGGGGAACTGGTGGCGCTGGCGCCCAAGCCCATGGGCAAGCTCGGGCTGCTGGGCCTGCTGGTACGCGGGGCCCTGGGCCACCTGAACAGCGGCGACGACGTGATCGCCTTCGCCTTCAAGCGCATGACGGTGCGCACCCCGCGCCTGTATGGCCGCAAGCGACTCAAGGTGGCGGCCGACGGCGAAGTCAGCAAGATGGCGATGCCGATCGAATTCCGCGTGCTGGAAGGCCAGCTGGCGCTGCTGGTGCCGGGACCGGCGCGCAGCGCGGCCCGTCCCGACACCCAGGCGCGGCAGGCCGCCGCGTCCTAG
- a CDS encoding esterase, with the protein MKRAAISLAVLLACAGASAQDGAPRELFIRGAFNGWGTDNALVHQGKGVYQADILVSPGNHAFKVGSRDWSAEWVVDPAKSVTVAPGTAYTLETEAGAEDYLFVRSTGTYRFTVDTSDPKAPRLRVVRLEDAQAGKAPDPHAGREAVAALTWPTWDGKQETARFSTPDPKAELRRYAHSTTMSLRDPGPQFSEYSEQPGLPRVRSGNLAFDALFALAGAEMRLDSVSQIKDGNYNGGQPVPCECFETGEKWHYVWTRDLSYAADLGLALLDPQRVRNSLLFKLSGWREGVGKAPQVAGSADGLQIVQDTGSGGSWPVSTDRITWAFAAEEVLRTLPAAERPAFARQAFKALVNTVENDRIAAFDPVAGLYTGEQSFLDWRDQTYASWIPSDLASMASSKALSTNVGHYQALRLTARLARDSGDSARARRYEDWAAQLKRAINSQLWLDDAGMYSSLTAAHFDGAPMHKFDWLGQSLAILTGVADPERARSILTRYPHGPMGAPVIWPQQQGMPVYHNRALWPFVTAYGLRAAAKAGNAPAADAAYDSLMRGAALNMSNMENLEWLSGQPLLLDEKNPNLIGPVINSKRQLWSVGAYLGMVVEGVFGVAASDDGITLRPFVTAKLRREMFGAAPEIALHELRLHGRRIDLPLRLPDATKEDGHYAVERILVNGKPAGDSVRLAELADNNQIEIVLGKLVPAQAALRRVSADPYVESSATFGPRDPAITVLKYESGRASLQFDGGGAGEVRYTVYRDGKPVARDLAAGNWLDTASSPTACYAVEARFADSGNRSHHSIPRCVDAGIAIAVTDKRVSANLKPSAPSARFAEPHLAGWGKPDDRFAVDAIRVTQPGNYQVQVRYHNSANQVNLGISGGVKWMTVKDARGKLVAQGVVQLPHAPLAKTNTPTVYSTPLAARLAAGSYRVELSDFYNMSYLESNRSFSAAGGVEGPSNRFDIYGLRLLRVR; encoded by the coding sequence ATGAAGCGGGCCGCGATTTCCCTGGCGGTCCTGCTGGCCTGCGCCGGCGCCTCCGCCCAGGACGGGGCACCGCGTGAACTGTTTATCCGCGGCGCCTTCAACGGCTGGGGCACCGACAACGCCCTGGTCCACCAGGGCAAGGGCGTCTACCAGGCCGACATCCTGGTCAGCCCCGGCAACCACGCCTTCAAGGTCGGCAGCCGCGACTGGAGCGCCGAGTGGGTGGTCGATCCCGCCAAGAGCGTGACCGTCGCCCCGGGCACGGCCTACACGCTGGAGACCGAGGCGGGCGCCGAGGACTACCTGTTCGTGCGCAGCACCGGCACCTACCGCTTCACCGTCGACACCAGCGATCCGAAGGCGCCCAGGCTGCGCGTCGTGCGCCTCGAGGACGCCCAGGCCGGCAAGGCGCCGGACCCGCACGCGGGCCGCGAGGCCGTGGCCGCCCTCACCTGGCCGACCTGGGACGGCAAGCAGGAGACCGCGCGCTTCTCCACCCCGGACCCGAAGGCGGAGCTGCGCCGCTACGCCCACTCGACCACCATGAGCCTGCGCGACCCTGGTCCGCAGTTCAGCGAATACAGCGAGCAGCCCGGCCTGCCGCGCGTGCGCAGCGGCAACCTGGCCTTCGACGCCCTGTTCGCCCTGGCCGGCGCCGAGATGCGCCTGGATTCGGTCAGCCAGATCAAGGACGGCAACTACAACGGCGGCCAGCCGGTGCCCTGCGAATGCTTCGAGACCGGCGAGAAGTGGCATTACGTGTGGACCCGCGACCTGTCCTATGCGGCCGACCTGGGCCTGGCCCTGCTCGACCCGCAGCGGGTGCGCAACTCGCTGCTGTTCAAGCTCTCCGGCTGGCGCGAAGGCGTGGGCAAGGCGCCGCAGGTGGCCGGCAGCGCCGACGGCCTGCAGATCGTGCAGGACACCGGCAGCGGCGGCAGCTGGCCGGTCAGCACCGACCGCATCACCTGGGCGTTCGCGGCCGAGGAAGTGCTGCGCACACTGCCCGCCGCCGAGCGCCCGGCCTTCGCCCGGCAGGCCTTCAAGGCCCTGGTGAATACCGTCGAGAACGACCGCATCGCCGCCTTCGACCCGGTTGCCGGCCTGTACACCGGCGAGCAATCCTTCCTCGACTGGCGCGACCAGACCTACGCGTCCTGGATTCCGTCCGACCTCGCCTCCATGGCCAGCAGCAAGGCGCTGTCGACCAACGTCGGCCACTACCAGGCCCTGCGCCTGACCGCGCGCCTGGCGCGCGACAGCGGCGACAGCGCGCGCGCCCGGCGCTACGAGGACTGGGCCGCCCAGCTCAAGCGCGCCATCAACAGCCAGCTGTGGCTGGACGACGCCGGCATGTATTCGAGCCTCACCGCCGCCCACTTCGATGGCGCGCCGATGCACAAGTTCGACTGGCTCGGCCAGTCGCTCGCCATCCTCACCGGCGTGGCCGACCCCGAGCGCGCGCGCAGCATCCTGACGCGCTACCCGCACGGCCCGATGGGCGCGCCGGTGATCTGGCCCCAGCAGCAGGGCATGCCGGTCTACCACAACCGCGCCCTGTGGCCCTTCGTCACCGCCTACGGCCTGCGCGCGGCGGCCAAGGCCGGCAACGCGCCGGCCGCCGACGCCGCCTACGACTCCCTGATGCGCGGCGCCGCGCTCAACATGTCGAACATGGAGAACCTCGAGTGGCTGTCCGGACAGCCGCTGCTGCTGGACGAGAAGAACCCGAACCTGATCGGACCGGTCATCAACTCCAAACGCCAGCTGTGGTCCGTGGGCGCCTACCTGGGCATGGTGGTCGAAGGCGTGTTCGGCGTCGCCGCCAGCGACGACGGCATTACCCTGCGTCCCTTCGTGACGGCCAAGCTGCGCCGCGAGATGTTCGGCGCTGCGCCGGAGATCGCCTTGCACGAACTGCGCCTGCACGGCCGCCGCATCGACCTGCCCCTACGGCTGCCCGATGCGACCAAGGAAGACGGCCACTATGCGGTCGAACGAATCCTGGTGAACGGCAAGCCGGCCGGCGACAGCGTCCGCCTGGCCGAGCTGGCGGACAACAACCAGATCGAGATCGTGCTGGGCAAGCTGGTGCCGGCCCAGGCGGCGCTGCGCCGCGTGAGCGCCGACCCCTATGTGGAATCGAGCGCCACCTTCGGCCCGCGCGACCCGGCCATCACCGTGCTCAAGTACGAGAGCGGGCGCGCCAGCCTGCAGTTCGACGGCGGCGGCGCGGGCGAAGTGCGCTACACCGTCTACCGCGACGGCAAGCCAGTGGCGCGCGATCTCGCGGCAGGCAACTGGCTCGACACGGCCTCCAGCCCGACCGCCTGCTACGCGGTCGAGGCCCGCTTCGCCGACTCCGGCAACCGCAGCCATCACAGCATCCCGCGCTGCGTGGATGCCGGCATCGCGATCGCCGTGACCGACAAGCGGGTGAGCGCGAACCTCAAGCCCAGCGCACCGAGCGCGCGCTTCGCCGAGCCCCACCTGGCCGGCTGGGGCAAGCCGGACGACCGCTTCGCCGTCGACGCCATCCGCGTGACCCAGCCGGGCAACTACCAGGTGCAGGTCCGCTACCACAACAGCGCCAACCAGGTGAACCTGGGCATCAGCGGCGGCGTGAAGTGGATGACGGTGAAGGATGCCCGCGGCAAGCTGGTGGCCCAGGGCGTGGTGCAGTTGCCGCACGCCCCGCTGGCCAAGACCAATACGCCGACGGTCTATTCGACGCCGCTCGCCGCCCGCCTGGCGGCCGGCAGCTACCGCGTCGAGCTGAGCGACTTCTACAACATGAGCTACCTGGAGAGCAACCGCAGCTTCAGCGCGGCGGGTGGGGTGGAAGGACCGTCGAACCGCTTCGACATCTACGGCCTGCGCCTGCTCAGGGTGCGCTGA
- a CDS encoding glycoside hydrolase family 13 protein encodes MRHVLASLLLGASFAAHAQTSAIAHMEPPFWWAGMQHKELQLMVHGERIAELEPSLSYPGVRIASVTRVPNKNYLFIDLVVGADARPGSFEIRFAGAGGRSASYNYRLLAREPGSANRAGFSSKDAIYQIMPDRFANGDPSNDSTPDMLEKGDRKNGGGRHGGDIAGIIGKLDYIAGLGFTQLWPTPLVENNMPSYSYHGYAATDHYRIDPRYGSNEDFVRLSREAKQRGIGIIQDVVLSHIGSHHWWMKDLPTPDWVNYGKFVPTQHHRTAVQDPYASQEDSDNFTRGWFVQSMPDLNQSNPLVANYLIQNNIWWIEYAGLSGLRIDTFGYSDGAFLSQYTKRLMQEYPKLNLVGEEWSTKVPVVARWQRGKQNFDGYTASTPSLMDFPLSEAMRNALADKEGRNVFNEVYETLSLDYLYPEPGNLVLFADNHDMSRIYSVVGEDLDKYKMDLVFIMTMPRIPQFYVGDEILMTSATKERNDISYRSDFPGGWAGDRIDAFAGKGLTARQREAQEFVRKLVNWRKGQPVIHHGKLMHYGPRDNTYVYFRYDGSKKVLVAFNNNPKEMVLDVDRFREMLSGVASGKDVLSGKTFDLRSELRLPAKASLVLELQ; translated from the coding sequence ATGAGACACGTCCTCGCCAGCCTCCTCCTCGGCGCTTCCTTCGCCGCCCACGCCCAGACTTCCGCCATCGCCCATATGGAACCGCCGTTCTGGTGGGCCGGCATGCAGCACAAGGAATTGCAGCTGATGGTCCATGGCGAGCGTATCGCCGAGCTCGAGCCCAGCCTGTCCTACCCCGGCGTGCGCATCGCCTCGGTGACCCGGGTGCCGAACAAGAACTACCTGTTCATCGACCTGGTCGTGGGTGCGGACGCCCGCCCCGGCAGCTTCGAGATCCGCTTCGCCGGCGCCGGCGGCCGCAGCGCGAGCTACAACTACCGCCTGCTGGCGCGCGAACCGGGTTCGGCCAATCGCGCCGGCTTCTCCAGCAAGGACGCGATCTACCAGATCATGCCGGACCGCTTCGCCAACGGCGACCCGTCCAACGACAGCACGCCCGACATGCTGGAAAAGGGCGACCGCAAGAACGGCGGCGGGCGCCACGGCGGCGACATCGCCGGCATCATCGGAAAGCTCGACTACATCGCCGGCCTCGGCTTCACCCAGCTCTGGCCCACACCCCTGGTCGAGAACAACATGCCGAGCTACTCCTACCACGGCTACGCGGCCACCGACCATTACCGGATCGACCCGCGCTACGGCAGCAACGAAGACTTCGTGCGCCTGTCGCGCGAAGCGAAGCAGCGCGGCATCGGCATCATCCAGGACGTTGTGCTGTCCCACATCGGCAGCCACCACTGGTGGATGAAGGACCTGCCGACGCCTGACTGGGTCAACTACGGCAAGTTCGTGCCCACCCAGCACCACCGCACCGCGGTCCAGGATCCCTACGCCTCGCAGGAAGACAGCGACAACTTCACCCGCGGCTGGTTCGTGCAGAGCATGCCGGACCTGAACCAGTCCAACCCGCTGGTGGCGAATTACCTCATCCAGAACAACATCTGGTGGATCGAGTACGCCGGCCTGTCGGGCCTGCGCATCGACACCTTCGGCTATTCCGACGGCGCCTTCCTGAGCCAGTACACCAAGCGCCTGATGCAGGAATACCCGAAGCTCAACCTGGTGGGCGAGGAATGGAGCACCAAGGTGCCGGTGGTGGCGCGCTGGCAGCGCGGCAAGCAGAACTTCGACGGCTACACCGCCTCCACCCCGAGCCTGATGGACTTCCCGCTGTCGGAAGCGATGCGCAACGCCCTGGCCGACAAGGAAGGCCGCAACGTCTTCAACGAAGTCTACGAGACGCTCTCGCTCGACTATCTCTACCCGGAGCCGGGCAACCTGGTCCTGTTCGCCGACAACCACGACATGTCGCGCATCTACAGCGTGGTGGGCGAAGACCTCGACAAGTACAAGATGGACCTGGTGTTCATCATGACCATGCCGCGCATTCCGCAGTTCTACGTGGGCGACGAGATCCTGATGACCAGCGCCACCAAGGAGCGCAACGACATCAGCTACCGCAGCGACTTCCCCGGCGGCTGGGCCGGCGACAGGATCGACGCCTTCGCCGGCAAGGGCCTCACCGCGCGCCAGCGCGAGGCCCAGGAGTTCGTGCGCAAGCTGGTCAACTGGCGCAAGGGCCAGCCCGTCATCCACCACGGCAAGCTGATGCACTACGGCCCGCGCGACAACACCTACGTCTACTTCCGCTACGACGGCAGCAAGAAAGTGCTGGTCGCCTTCAACAACAATCCGAAGGAGATGGTGCTGGACGTCGATCGCTTCCGCGAGATGCTGTCCGGCGTCGCCTCGGGCAAGGACGTCCTGAGCGGCAAGACCTTCGACCTGCGCAGCGAACTGCGCCTGCCGGCCAAGGCCAGCCTGGTCCTGGAGCTGCAATGA
- a CDS encoding TonB-dependent receptor: MMMSAFAGQVHAQATSGGEGGTGASTSPISTVTVTGIRSGIEAAISVKRNSSSIVEAISAEDIGKLPDTTVAESIARLPGVTAQRSRGNGRASDVSVRGLSPSFNGTLLNGREMASTGNARSPEFDLFPAELMGGVVIYKTPDASVIGQGLAATIDLKTVQPLDFSKRVLAASYKKSRIGVRSKGEEGDGKRYTFSYIDQFADRTIGIALGLTKYDETGGEQRKFDAWGGYTERLPYNGQNVLVPGGFTADTEVASEKRDGAFASLQFRPNKNFRSTVDLFYSAGERGLKKTGLEGAIGGNTSGQYDPAGVLQNVVVQNGVATSGTLTNYKGVVRNHIEASDDDLKTVGWKNELKLGDWSTTADLTWSKATKLSSRYETTAGLPGNATSLDTISWTGFNGGNFTDVVYKTGLNYADRGVARLTDVNGWSGGVTSPQAGYLAQPYVEDELKAIRLNAKRSLDWGHVSGVQFGYNFTEREKSRTGEEGRLVIKGGDPFGAVPVPGSATATAGTTGLQVVSWNPLGSLGSVYDLAEKVDADILAKFWDVKEKVHTLYAMGELDGNLFGIDYRGNFGSQFVHSDQTGGGYTVSRGNCTGNTAATCPSERTEGSTDYWDVLPSLNLSFDLKNDQLLRVGVAKVLSRANLDDLRGSRDFSVNNSVANPILNGSGGNPELKPFKAKSFDLSYEKYFGKKGYVSVAGFYKKLDTYILRVPRAFDFAPYITATTPLPTTGQFAGSTQGLLTQPVNGDGGSLRGYELALNIPLDLVTPYLDGFGILANHSDTRSKITLPAFGFANVQSPATTIPLPGLSRKVSNLRLYYEKNGFQIAAAARKRSDFLGQVSDFQDNQQLTFIKGETIVDFQVSYEFQKGYLKGLSLFAQAQNWNNAPYQEFTESSDSVTRRIEYGRTYQFGASYKF; this comes from the coding sequence ATGATGATGTCCGCGTTCGCGGGTCAGGTGCACGCGCAAGCTACCTCGGGCGGTGAGGGCGGCACCGGCGCCTCGACGTCGCCGATTTCCACCGTGACCGTGACCGGTATCCGTTCGGGTATCGAAGCCGCGATCTCGGTCAAGCGCAATTCCAGCTCCATCGTCGAAGCCATCTCGGCCGAAGACATCGGCAAGCTGCCGGACACCACCGTGGCCGAGTCGATCGCCCGCCTGCCGGGTGTGACCGCCCAGCGCTCGCGCGGCAACGGCCGTGCTTCCGACGTGTCCGTGCGCGGCCTGTCGCCGAGCTTCAACGGCACCCTGCTCAACGGCCGTGAAATGGCTTCCACCGGCAACGCCCGCAGCCCCGAGTTCGACCTGTTCCCGGCCGAACTGATGGGTGGCGTGGTCATCTATAAAACCCCGGACGCGAGCGTCATCGGCCAGGGCCTGGCAGCGACCATCGACCTCAAGACCGTGCAGCCGCTGGACTTCAGCAAGCGCGTGCTGGCCGCCAGCTACAAGAAGAGCCGCATCGGCGTGCGCAGCAAGGGCGAAGAGGGCGATGGCAAGCGCTACACCTTCTCCTACATCGACCAGTTCGCGGACCGCACCATCGGTATCGCCCTGGGCCTGACCAAGTACGACGAAACCGGCGGCGAGCAGCGCAAGTTCGACGCCTGGGGCGGCTACACCGAGCGCCTGCCGTACAACGGCCAGAACGTGCTGGTGCCGGGCGGCTTCACCGCCGACACCGAAGTCGCATCGGAAAAGCGTGACGGCGCCTTCGCCAGCCTGCAGTTCCGTCCGAACAAGAACTTCCGTTCGACCGTCGACCTGTTCTACTCGGCCGGCGAGCGCGGCCTGAAGAAGACCGGCCTGGAAGGCGCGATCGGCGGCAACACCTCGGGCCAGTACGACCCGGCCGGCGTGCTGCAGAACGTCGTGGTGCAGAACGGCGTCGCCACCAGCGGCACCCTGACCAACTACAAGGGCGTGGTGCGTAACCACATCGAAGCCTCGGACGACGACCTCAAGACCGTCGGCTGGAAGAACGAGCTCAAGCTCGGCGACTGGAGCACCACCGCCGACCTGACCTGGTCCAAGGCGACCAAGCTCAGCTCGCGCTACGAAACCACCGCCGGCCTGCCGGGCAATGCCACCTCCCTGGACACCATTTCCTGGACCGGCTTCAACGGCGGTAACTTCACCGACGTCGTGTACAAGACCGGCCTGAACTACGCCGATCGCGGCGTGGCGCGCCTGACCGACGTCAACGGCTGGTCGGGTGGCGTGACCTCGCCCCAGGCTGGCTACCTGGCCCAGCCCTATGTCGAAGACGAACTGAAGGCCATCCGCCTGAACGCCAAGCGTTCGCTGGACTGGGGCCATGTGTCGGGCGTGCAGTTCGGCTACAACTTCACCGAGCGTGAAAAGTCGCGCACCGGCGAGGAAGGCCGTCTCGTGATCAAGGGCGGCGACCCGTTCGGCGCCGTTCCCGTGCCGGGCAGCGCCACCGCGACCGCCGGCACCACCGGCCTGCAGGTGGTTTCCTGGAACCCGCTGGGCTCGCTGGGCAGCGTCTACGACCTGGCCGAGAAGGTCGACGCCGACATCCTGGCCAAGTTCTGGGACGTCAAGGAAAAGGTCCACACCCTCTACGCCATGGGCGAACTGGACGGTAACCTGTTCGGCATCGACTACCGCGGTAACTTCGGTTCGCAGTTCGTCCACAGCGACCAGACCGGCGGCGGCTACACCGTTTCGCGTGGCAACTGCACCGGCAACACCGCTGCAACCTGCCCGTCGGAACGCACCGAAGGCAGCACCGACTACTGGGATGTCCTGCCGAGCCTGAACCTGTCCTTCGACCTGAAGAACGACCAGCTGCTGCGCGTCGGCGTGGCCAAGGTCCTGTCGCGCGCCAACCTGGACGACCTGCGCGGCAGCCGCGACTTCTCGGTCAACAACAGCGTCGCCAATCCGATCCTGAACGGTTCGGGCGGCAATCCGGAGCTCAAGCCCTTCAAGGCCAAGTCCTTCGACCTGTCGTATGAGAAGTACTTCGGCAAGAAGGGTTATGTCAGCGTGGCCGGCTTCTACAAGAAGCTCGACACCTACATCCTGCGCGTGCCGCGCGCCTTCGACTTCGCGCCGTACATCACCGCGACGACCCCGCTGCCGACCACCGGCCAGTTCGCCGGCTCGACCCAGGGCCTGCTGACCCAGCCGGTCAATGGCGACGGCGGCAGCCTGCGCGGCTACGAGCTGGCCCTGAACATCCCGCTCGACCTGGTCACGCCTTACCTGGACGGCTTCGGTATCCTGGCCAACCACTCGGACACCCGTTCGAAGATCACGCTGCCGGCCTTCGGCTTCGCCAACGTGCAGTCGCCGGCAACCACGATCCCGCTGCCGGGCCTGTCGCGCAAGGTCAGCAACCTGCGCCTGTACTACGAGAAGAACGGCTTCCAGATCGCCGCCGCAGCGCGCAAGCGTTCGGACTTCCTGGGCCAGGTGTCCGACTTCCAGGACAACCAGCAGCTGACCTTCATCAAGGGTGAGACCATCGTCGACTTCCAGGTCTCGTACGAGTTCCAGAAGGGTTACC